In Prescottella soli, a genomic segment contains:
- the paaE gene encoding 1,2-phenylacetyl-CoA epoxidase subunit PaaE, with amino-acid sequence MDTTDTTKPPVSTRNRTFHTLTVADVEALCDDAAAVTFEIPADLSAEFAFGAGQSLTLRRTVDGVEHRRSYSICAPVGSSPRVGVREVADGLFSNWLVHQVRRGDRIDVQPPSGSFVADPTVGGRHVLIAAGSGITPMLSIAATMLANPEAEVALLYGNRRTSSVMFAEEIADLKDRYGARFHVVHVLSREPREVELFTGRLDADRLRAIFDAVVPIAGIDHFWLCGPYGMVTDAEAVLGELGVDPKRVHHELFYVDDVPPPPARHRDEGVAGPSSEVTLVLDGRSTTATLPRDETILDASEKYRSDLPFACKGGVCGTCRAKVTHGDVDMRRNYALEDYEVDAGFVLTCQSYPDSDDVTVDFDA; translated from the coding sequence ATGGACACCACAGACACCACGAAACCCCCTGTCTCGACGCGCAACAGGACCTTCCACACCCTCACGGTCGCGGATGTCGAGGCGCTGTGCGACGACGCCGCCGCCGTCACTTTCGAGATTCCTGCCGACCTTTCCGCGGAGTTCGCATTCGGCGCCGGCCAATCTCTCACGCTTCGTCGCACCGTGGACGGCGTCGAGCACCGCCGGTCGTACTCCATCTGCGCCCCGGTCGGTTCCAGCCCTCGTGTCGGGGTCCGCGAAGTCGCCGACGGACTCTTCTCGAACTGGTTGGTCCACCAGGTACGCCGGGGCGACAGGATCGATGTCCAGCCGCCTTCCGGATCGTTCGTCGCCGACCCCACCGTCGGTGGCCGGCACGTCCTGATCGCGGCGGGTTCCGGGATCACCCCGATGCTCTCGATCGCCGCGACGATGCTCGCCAATCCCGAGGCCGAAGTGGCGCTCCTCTACGGGAATCGGCGCACCAGTTCGGTGATGTTCGCCGAGGAGATCGCCGACCTGAAGGATCGGTACGGTGCGCGCTTCCACGTCGTCCACGTGCTGTCTCGAGAACCCCGTGAGGTGGAACTCTTCACCGGTCGTCTCGACGCCGACCGGCTCCGCGCGATCTTCGACGCCGTGGTGCCGATCGCCGGTATCGATCATTTCTGGTTGTGCGGGCCGTACGGCATGGTCACCGACGCCGAGGCAGTCCTCGGCGAGCTGGGCGTCGACCCGAAGCGTGTCCACCACGAACTGTTCTATGTCGACGACGTGCCCCCTCCCCCGGCACGCCACCGTGACGAAGGGGTCGCCGGCCCCAGCAGCGAGGTCACCCTCGTCCTAGACGGACGCTCGACGACCGCGACGTTGCCCCGGGACGAGACGATCCTCGACGCATCAGAGAAATACCGATCGGATCTGCCGTTCGCCTGCAAGGGCGGAGTATGTGGAACCTGCCGTGCGAAGGTCACCCACGGTGACGTCGACATGCGGCGCAACTACGCGCTCGAGGACTACGAGGTCGATGCCGGCTTCGTCCTCACGTGCCAGAGCTATCCGGACAGCGACGACGTGACCGTCGACTTCGACGCCTGA
- the paaD gene encoding 1,2-phenylacetyl-CoA epoxidase subunit PaaD, translated as MSASTHAELDVRDARRIAESVLDPEMPMLTLADLGVLRDVEVGAAGAVVVTITPTYSGCPAMATMRDDIAHRLQLAGFPTVEVRTVLSPPWSTDWISDEGRRKLHENGYSTPGAAPRRGSGPVPLTLTASPRTIECPRCGGADTRLDSEFGATLCKALYRCLDCLEPFDHVKEI; from the coding sequence ATGTCCGCTTCCACGCACGCCGAACTGGACGTCCGCGATGCGCGGCGCATCGCGGAGTCGGTTCTCGACCCCGAGATGCCGATGCTGACCCTCGCGGATCTCGGTGTCCTGCGGGACGTCGAGGTGGGAGCAGCCGGTGCCGTGGTCGTGACCATCACCCCCACCTATTCGGGTTGCCCCGCCATGGCGACGATGCGCGACGACATCGCGCACCGTCTTCAGCTCGCGGGCTTCCCGACGGTCGAGGTGAGGACCGTGCTCTCACCGCCCTGGAGCACGGACTGGATCAGTGACGAGGGACGTCGGAAACTGCACGAGAACGGTTACTCCACGCCCGGTGCGGCTCCACGCCGCGGTTCGGGACCGGTGCCGCTGACACTCACCGCCTCACCCCGCACGATCGAATGCCCTCGGTGCGGCGGCGCCGACACCCGCCTCGACTCCGAATTCGGGGCGACACTGTGCAAGGCCCTCTACCGGTGCCTCGATTGCCTGGAGCCCTTCGATCATGTGAAGGAGATCTGA